In Candidatus Defluviibacterium haderslevense, the following are encoded in one genomic region:
- the rodA gene encoding rod shape-determining protein RodA, with product MYNSNRKSGYDWIIIGIYISLLIIGWFAIYAATYSYNVEVDFLDASVPITKQTIYVVVAVSVFLSSLYINSKFWHTFAYIFYGIGIFLLFLVLIFGSEIKGAKAWFVFGGFSFQPAEIAKFGTALALSSFLSYFKVNLKTTSYLWISVFIIFTPIFFILLQPDAGSALTFFSFFILLFIEGFSPLFYLAFILCIIVFITTFIFPLIFVIFSLLVLAIIFSWFYFKSFKFQWPLLIISVITILTVFILYNQILGLSLAIGALLLSLILLWKGRQEKLVFIMPIGIIGLCLFAISSIKLFEGLEAHQQERIKVWLKPEECDPRGSLYNVLQSKVAIGSGGFFGRGFMNGNMTKLKFVPEQSTDFIFSTIGEEQGFVGSSIVILLYILLIWRILQRSEQESNKFISHFGICLAGLIFIHVLINIGMTLGLMPIIGIPLPFISKGGSSLIGFSLMLGVFIRMQTK from the coding sequence ATGTATAATTCCAATAGGAAAAGTGGGTATGATTGGATTATTATTGGTATATATATCAGTCTATTAATTATTGGTTGGTTCGCAATTTATGCTGCTACGTATAGTTATAATGTCGAAGTAGATTTTTTAGATGCTTCAGTTCCAATTACCAAGCAAACCATATATGTTGTAGTAGCGGTTAGTGTTTTTCTATCTAGTTTGTATATTAATAGTAAGTTTTGGCACACATTTGCTTATATTTTTTACGGTATAGGTATATTTTTATTGTTTTTAGTACTCATATTTGGAAGTGAGATAAAAGGCGCAAAAGCTTGGTTTGTGTTTGGTGGTTTTTCATTCCAACCGGCTGAAATCGCAAAATTTGGAACGGCATTAGCTTTGTCTAGCTTTCTATCTTACTTCAAAGTAAATCTTAAAACAACAAGTTATCTGTGGATTTCAGTTTTTATTATTTTTACTCCAATATTTTTTATTTTATTACAACCTGATGCAGGATCCGCATTAACGTTTTTTTCTTTTTTTATCCTATTATTTATCGAAGGGTTCAGTCCGCTTTTTTATCTTGCTTTTATTTTATGTATCATAGTTTTTATTACAACTTTTATTTTTCCATTAATTTTTGTTATTTTTTCATTATTGGTTTTAGCTATTATTTTTAGCTGGTTTTATTTTAAATCTTTTAAATTTCAATGGCCCTTATTAATTATTTCTGTAATAACTATTCTCACTGTTTTTATTTTATATAATCAAATATTAGGCCTATCCCTTGCTATTGGGGCACTCCTACTGTCTCTAATATTATTATGGAAAGGCAGGCAAGAAAAATTGGTATTTATCATGCCAATTGGTATTATTGGTTTATGTCTTTTTGCGATAAGTTCCATTAAATTATTTGAAGGTTTGGAGGCTCATCAACAAGAACGTATTAAAGTTTGGTTAAAACCTGAGGAATGTGATCCTAGAGGATCTTTGTATAATGTACTACAATCTAAAGTTGCTATTGGTTCGGGTGGTTTTTTTGGAAGGGGGTTCATGAATGGAAATATGACGAAGTTAAAATTTGTACCTGAGCAATCAACTGATTTTATTTTCAGCACTATAGGAGAAGAGCAAGGTTTTGTTGGAAGTAGTATAGTTATATTATTGTATATCCTACTAATATGGAGAATACTGCAACGAAGCGAACAAGAATCAAATAAATTTATAAGTCATTTTGGGATATGTTTAGCGGGATTGATTTTTATACATGTTTTAATTAATATAGGTATGACCTTGGGGTTAATGCCCATTATTGGAATTCCATTGCCATTTATAAGTAAAGGGGGCTCATCATTAATTGGTTTTTCATTAATGTTAGGTGTTTTTATTCGAATGCAGACGAAGTAA
- the secA gene encoding preprotein translocase subunit SecA, which produces MFNFLKKVFGTKQDRDVKEYSPIIDKINAYQDQYSELTNDQLRNKTLEFRSRIKDYLTDIDNHIDELKTRSELESDIHNKEDLYNEIDKQNKERDKQIEEILLEILPEAFAVVKETAVRFTNNSEIEVTATDKDRELAIDRNYIKLTSDGKAVYANKWTAAGGEITWNMVHYDVQLIGGKVLHDGKIAEMGTGEGKTLVATLPAYLNGLTAEGVHIITVNDYLAKRDSEWVGPIFEFLQLSVDCIDKYKSHSIQRRKAYECDITYGTNNEFGFDYLRDNMVRSVEEKVQKKHHFAMVDEVDSVLIDDARTPLIISGPVELNDESEEYNTLKPKVERLINEQRKIASQFLIDAKKLIAEGKIGQAEGEGGLALLRTYRAMPKSRPLIKFLSEDGIRNILQKTENFYMQEQNKHMKTADEPLLFSIDEKNRQVDLTARGEDYLSKGESDPNFFIIPDLSDALHKIDLDVSFTKEEITRKKEKILNDYAIKSQRLHCVSQLLKAYTLFEKDEEYVVIDGDVKIVDEGTGRMLEGRRYSDGLHQALEAKENVKVGELTQTYATVTLQNYFRMYHKLAGMTGTAETEAGEFWQIYKLDVVVIPTNRKIIRDDREDLVYKTAREKFNAVIEEIEKCVLEGRPVLVGTTSVDISEKLSRMLQLRGISHNVLNAKQHQREAEIIAEAGNPGKVTIATNMAGRGTDIKISHAVKEAGGLAIIGTERHESRRVDRQLRGRAGRQGDPGSSQFFVSFEDNLMRLFNSDRITGIMDKLGHKEGEVMQHSMVTKSIERAQKKVEENNFGMRKRLLEYDDVMNIQREAIYKKRNHALYGDRLAVDLSYMFNSTLETIVTNNKVSNNYEGFVNDSIGMLGFEPELDSSYFLESSQHEVANLYTNQFYNFYRQKESHIKEILFPVIQDVYNKERHRYQRIVVPYVDETREPLPIAAELERTVKSNGITIMRDIEQSIALSILDSNWKEHLRNMDELKESVQSASFEQKDPLVIYKMEAYKLFEQLVYKMNQEITSYLSKGKLMININQEVHEAKQQKTDLSKVRTNKSVEEENMRRAAERAGRESIPQIQTVRNTSPKIGRNDACPCGSGKKFKNCHGQE; this is translated from the coding sequence ATGTTTAATTTTCTAAAAAAGGTCTTTGGAACTAAACAAGACCGTGATGTTAAAGAATACAGCCCGATCATTGATAAAATTAACGCTTATCAAGATCAATATTCAGAATTGACAAATGATCAATTAAGAAATAAAACTTTGGAGTTTCGAAGTCGTATAAAAGACTATTTAACGGACATTGACAATCATATAGATGAACTAAAAACAAGGTCTGAATTAGAATCAGATATACACAATAAAGAAGACCTATATAATGAAATCGATAAACAGAATAAGGAACGTGATAAGCAAATTGAGGAAATTTTACTTGAAATTTTACCTGAAGCATTTGCAGTTGTTAAAGAAACAGCTGTTCGTTTTACAAATAATTCTGAAATTGAAGTTACAGCCACAGATAAAGATCGTGAATTAGCAATAGATAGAAATTATATTAAATTAACTTCAGATGGGAAAGCAGTATATGCCAATAAATGGACCGCAGCTGGGGGTGAGATAACTTGGAATATGGTACATTATGATGTCCAACTTATAGGTGGAAAGGTACTGCATGATGGAAAAATAGCTGAAATGGGTACTGGTGAAGGAAAAACTTTGGTTGCTACACTGCCAGCTTATTTGAATGGTTTGACGGCTGAAGGGGTGCATATCATAACAGTTAATGATTATTTGGCTAAAAGAGACTCGGAATGGGTTGGCCCAATATTTGAATTTCTACAATTAAGTGTAGACTGTATAGACAAGTACAAGTCGCATTCAATTCAAAGGCGGAAAGCTTATGAATGTGATATTACTTATGGGACAAATAATGAATTCGGATTTGATTATCTTAGGGATAATATGGTGCGATCTGTTGAAGAAAAAGTTCAAAAGAAGCACCATTTTGCAATGGTTGATGAGGTGGATAGTGTGTTAATTGATGATGCCCGAACCCCTTTAATAATATCAGGCCCTGTAGAATTGAACGATGAGAGTGAAGAGTATAATACTTTGAAACCTAAGGTGGAACGATTAATTAACGAACAACGAAAAATAGCAAGTCAATTTCTCATAGATGCCAAAAAATTAATTGCCGAAGGTAAAATTGGGCAAGCAGAAGGCGAAGGGGGTCTAGCTTTATTAAGAACTTATAGAGCTATGCCGAAATCCAGGCCATTAATTAAATTCCTTAGTGAAGACGGAATTCGTAATATTCTTCAGAAGACCGAAAATTTTTATATGCAGGAACAAAACAAGCATATGAAAACTGCAGATGAACCTTTACTTTTTAGCATTGATGAAAAAAACCGACAAGTTGATTTGACAGCTCGTGGCGAAGATTATTTATCTAAAGGGGAATCAGATCCAAATTTTTTTATAATACCTGATTTATCTGATGCATTGCATAAAATCGATTTGGATGTGTCATTTACAAAAGAAGAAATCACAAGAAAAAAAGAAAAAATATTAAATGATTATGCAATTAAGTCACAGCGATTGCACTGTGTTAGTCAACTATTAAAAGCGTATACATTATTTGAAAAAGATGAAGAATATGTGGTTATTGATGGAGACGTTAAAATCGTTGATGAGGGGACAGGCCGTATGTTGGAAGGAAGGCGATATTCAGATGGTTTACATCAGGCCCTTGAAGCAAAAGAAAATGTAAAAGTTGGTGAATTGACCCAAACTTATGCTACCGTTACTTTGCAGAATTATTTTAGGATGTACCATAAATTAGCTGGTATGACAGGTACTGCTGAAACCGAGGCAGGAGAATTTTGGCAAATATATAAGCTAGATGTTGTGGTTATTCCTACAAACAGAAAAATCATTCGTGATGATAGAGAAGATTTAGTTTACAAAACTGCTCGAGAAAAATTTAATGCTGTCATTGAAGAAATTGAAAAATGTGTTTTAGAAGGTAGACCGGTGCTCGTTGGTACGACTTCAGTAGATATATCTGAAAAATTAAGTAGAATGCTGCAATTAAGGGGCATTTCACATAATGTTTTGAATGCAAAACAGCACCAAAGAGAAGCTGAAATTATTGCTGAAGCAGGAAATCCTGGTAAGGTAACGATTGCAACAAATATGGCAGGTAGAGGTACGGATATTAAAATTTCACATGCCGTTAAAGAAGCCGGTGGTTTAGCCATTATAGGAACCGAACGACATGAATCAAGACGAGTTGATAGACAGTTAAGAGGTCGAGCTGGAAGACAAGGAGATCCAGGTTCTTCTCAATTTTTTGTATCCTTTGAAGATAATTTAATGAGATTATTTAATTCAGATCGAATTACAGGGATAATGGATAAGCTCGGTCACAAGGAGGGAGAAGTAATGCAACATTCTATGGTGACAAAATCAATTGAACGAGCTCAAAAGAAGGTTGAAGAAAACAATTTTGGAATGAGAAAGCGATTGTTGGAATATGATGATGTCATGAACATACAGCGAGAAGCTATTTATAAAAAGCGCAATCATGCATTATATGGTGATCGTCTAGCGGTAGATTTAAGTTATATGTTCAATTCCACATTAGAAACTATCGTAACAAACAATAAGGTATCCAATAATTATGAAGGATTTGTAAATGATTCCATAGGAATGTTAGGATTTGAACCTGAATTAGATTCAAGTTATTTTTTGGAATCATCACAGCATGAAGTGGCGAATTTATATACCAATCAATTTTATAATTTTTATAGACAGAAAGAGAGCCATATTAAAGAAATATTATTTCCTGTTATCCAAGATGTATATAATAAAGAGCGACATAGGTATCAACGAATAGTAGTGCCCTATGTTGATGAGACAAGAGAACCACTACCGATTGCAGCCGAGCTTGAACGAACTGTTAAATCTAATGGAATTACAATAATGCGAGACATTGAACAATCTATAGCATTAAGTATACTGGATTCGAATTGGAAAGAGCATTTAAGAAATATGGATGAGTTAAAAGAATCTGTTCAAAGTGCATCATTCGAACAAAAGGACCCATTAGTTATATATAAAATGGAAGCTTATAAACTTTTCGAACAATTAGTTTATAAAATGAATCAAGAAATTACTTCTTATTTATCCAAAGGGAAGTTAATGATTAATATTAATCAGGAAGTACACGAAGCAAAACAACAAAAAACAGATTTGAGTAAAGTTCGTACCAATAAAAGTGTAGAAGAAGAAAACATGAGACGTGCTGCAGAACGTGCAGGTCGAGAATCAATTCCACAAATACAAACCGTTAGAAATACAAGTCCTAAGATCGGAAGAAATGATGCTTGTCCATGTGGAAGTGGAAAAAAATTTAAAAATTGCCATGGTCAGGAATAA